The nucleotide window GATTGGCCATCAGCCAACGGGCACCACCCGTGCCGGCCGTGCCCGACAGTTACAAGGCGTCTCAGCCCAGGATACTCAGCCTGGAGCTTACTCGCAGCccagaggaggaagagagtgGAACACCTTGCACCCTCTTTGAAGAGGATGGCTCGTCTCCCCAAAACAAAGTCCAGGGAAGGATCCCAGGCGTCTCCCCTGACAGTGCCGGATCCAGATCGCAGGGCTGGTGGGACCATGTAGTCACCCCCTTTGTGGACAAGAAGTTTTCTTTCTCCAGCCGAAAGATGAAGGCTTCATCACCAAGATATGAGGAGCCACCGCCCGAGAGGCTTGTTCACATCGACGAGAAGCGCCCCAAGGACCAGTCGCTGCAGGTGCCGCGGCTCATGTCGCAAGCACCCATAGTTCGCGCCCCGACTCCGCGGAAAGCCCAGACACCGCAATCTGAGTTGCATTCGGCTCCAGAGATGGTAGaggcttcgtcgtcgaggagcccaccaccgtcgtcgagcacgatCGTTGTCCAGGAGAAGCATTATACTGCGATGACGGACGGGAGCAACAGGGACCAGCCACCACCGTATTCGCCGCCAAAGAAGCACGAAAAGACTGCAGTGCGCTATCGAGCCCTCTTTCCGCCTGGGCACCCGCTTCAGGCTCAGTTTCCTCCATCTCCGGGCCCATCGTCTCCCGGACTcgcagcgacgatgacgtctCAAGGCGCAACACAACTGGTCAATGTTCCTCTGACCCCTGCTGCTCGGAGCCAAACACCTCCCAGGATCGGAGAGCCGctcccgcctcggccacctgGCACGTACCTTCCACAGGAGCACGCGCACTCAGCCAGGGGTCAATTTTACAAGGTCgaaagacgacggcgccgccacgagaaggaagaggttgtcgcgcggcggctggggggCTTCTGGAGAGGACGGGGTTGCATCCCGGCGGCCGGTTGCTTCGGTCGCACTGGACGGGAAGGCCGCAAGCGCCGGCGAGTTTGTGCGGCAATATGGGCTGGAGTCCTTGCTCTTATCATTCTCATCATCGTTCTGGCTGCCGTACTCACCCGACATCACGGCACGAGCACGGAACAGTCGATATGGGTTAATCTCACCGACTTCCCGCCCATGCCTACGGGTGTCCTGACAGTAGTCGGCCCGGACAACAGCGCCTCCAAAAGTGTCTGCACCGAGCCTTCGACTCTCTGGAGCTGTTCGCTTCCCAAAGACCAGCAAGAGTCTGTTGCCCCATACAAGGCAGATCAGCCGACCGTGATCATGCAGATTCAATGGGACAACAGCACAAGCAACGGCTGGAAGAGCTCGGGCGGTGGGAAACCTCGGAGGGGGCTGTCGGCTGTTGCAGCCGCGGCCAGGGCAATTCTTCAAGCAAGGGAGGACGCAAGTGGTTTTATTTCCCAGCCCGCCGCACCGAGCTTCAAGGAAATGTTCTTCTTGGGCAACACCACGGATGATGTCCGGGCTGAGAACAAGGCGGGGGAGCCAACCCCATTCTATATTAGCCTGCTCAAGTCGATCAACGATACGGCCAGCTTCCCATCACTAACGAAAAGGGGCCCCGGCGACCAGATTGGCAATCAGAGCCTGGTCGCGCTATTGCCTGCTCCAGACTTGGACTCGGACGGGACGCCTGCTCCTGCCGCCATGCTTCCGAACCCTACGAAGCAGCCGGTGCGGCTCTTTGACCGAGGCCTGCCCACAGAGCATTACGGATTCTACACACATTTCAAGAGGACCATCTTTGTCCGGTCCGCGACAATATTGAACAAAACGGATGAGGGGAACGTTCCACTCGACGAGAACGGCGGATGCCGCAAGAACGAAGCCGACTTCTTGGTGACGTGGGCGGAAACACGGGTGCTGGTGCAGATTTGGACCCGAACACTGAGCTCCAACACGTCTTCACTCCTGAACGCCAACACAGGACGAGGCATCGGGGCCACTGGGCAGCTTGTTCGGCCCGGGACGATGCCATACCCAGTGACGGTGACGCTCGACACTCACGGGGGGGATCCAAAGAAGAAGCTGGTGTGGTACTGGCCGATGGACAAGCGACTGAAGCTCGACACGAGTAAGCCCGCTCTCCTGGCCAACAACATGGGCGTTGGCGGAACGTGGATCAACCCACGCGGCACTGGAGATGCGAGTGTTGGGGGGTTCGAtggggggagcggcgggtGCAAGTGCGAATGGGTGAACTGGATTCAGACACAGGGAAGCAAAAGGAGCCAGTAGGTaagggtgagggtgagggggGGTGCGCTCCTGGAACGCTGGCCATTGTCGCCCTACGGATCAATATGACGGACCGGGTTTCTAGTATATTCTTGGCTATGCATTGCCTCGGGCGTTGGAATAGGCTTATCCTGTCTTCTCAAGCTGACATGTGTAACCATTGTCATTGAGCCATGATAGTATGTTGGTATTGAATCTGACCTTGCCGTGCGCTCGTCGGTGACCCTCTGGGTCGGTGTCTTGGCTTGCATTACGGacacggacgacgacggatgCGGACCGGGGCCGACCCGTCTCCGTCCGCCGGTGTTTGTGGGCCGGAGGCGTTGTCGTCCGGTCCCCTGGACCCACTTAATTTTCCACGCAGCTCGCATTGCAGCTTTGCCACTTCGCCTTGACAACCTCCATCCAACCTTCAACACCgcgcctcacctcacccgACTCGGGATGCGCGCGCCCATCTCGTCACCGCAGcccttcctcctcgctgcctgtccctgcgccgcccgcactgcgcctcgatgccgcgcccgccatgccgcatCCCGCTCCTCAGGCCCGTCCGCCCCGGCGCGCGCtgggcaacagcagcagcaagagcaGCAAGAGCAGCAGGTTAtagcagcagaagcagcgggatcgccacgccgccgccgccgtaccCCCTCCGtgcgggagcggcagcgacgacgacagaagcagcagaagcagcagcagacgccgccgccgccaacaacccGTCCCGGACGCTCCTCACGCTCGCCATCGAGACGTCGTgcgacgacacggccgtggcggtgctgTCGCGGTGCCGCGCCACGGGCCGCGCCTCGCTGCTCTTCAACGAGCGCATTTCTTCGGACAACCGGGCATTTCGCGGCGTGaaccccgccgtcgcggtgcaGGGGCACAACGCGTCGCTGGGGCCGCTCGTGAGGCGGGCGCTGGCTACCCTGCcggacgctgctgctgatgatgattATAGTAGtagcacgacgacggcggcggcggcagcggcgacgacgacctcggaggggagctcggcgacgtcgcggagCTCGCGCACGTTGAACGTGGGCGGCAGGCAAAAGGCCCTGCCGGACTTTGTGTCGGTCACGCGCGGGCccggcatcatggccaacctcgccgtcgggctcAACGTGGCCaagggcctcgccgtcgcgtgggacgtgccgctgctcgccgtccaccACATGCAGGCGCACGCCCTgacgccgcgcctcgtcgacgcgctgggcATGGATATGGACATGGGCATGGACAAGGACACGGCTACTCGAGGCCATGGCAACAACACAATcgggtccgccgccgccgcgtcgccagACTTTCCGTTCCTGTCGCTCCTCGTCTCCGGCGGGCACACGCAGCTCGTGCACTCGGCCTCGCTCACGGACcaccgcatcgtcgccaccacgGGGGACATTGCCATCGGCAACCTGCTCGACCAGACGGCACGCGTCATCCTGCCCGAGGACGTGCTCGAGGCCAGCCCGGACGTCATGTACggccgcgtgctcgacgcgtTTGCGTTTCCCCCttgtccgcctcctcctcctcctcctggtcctacttctcctcctcgcccgttcgccgcctcagcagcatcagcagcatcagaagcagcagcagcatcagaagcagcagcagcaacaccaggCGCTacccacgacgacggcgtggccgccCAACACGAGGCCTTCTTCCGCcccgcgacgtcgcgcgccgacgaAATCGCCGACGTCCCCTCCGGGTACCCCTGGAccgtgccgctgcccttCCGCAactcgcgccgcctcgcctaCTCCTTCAGCAGCATCCACGCGCACGtccaccgcctcgccgccgagcgcggccCGCACATGGACCTggccgagcgccgcgccctcgccaggcacaccctccgcgccgcctttcagcacctcgcctcgcgcctcgtcctcgcgctcgaggaccgcccggagctgctgccgctgctgaaCGCCCGTGGAACAAAAGCAGCACCACTATCATCAGCAACaccggcagcatcgccaaccacaaccctcgtcgtcgccggcggcgtcgcctccaaCCGCTTCCTCGCCCACGTCCTGCGCACaacgctcgccgcccgcggcttccccggcgtgcgcctcgtcgcgccccCCGTCGCGCTGTGCACCGacaacgccgccatggtggcctGGACCGCCATGGAGATGTACGAGGCCGGCTGGCGGAGCGACCTGTCGGCGTGCCCCATCGGCAAGTGGCCCATGGACCCCAGCGTCGGGCTGGGGAtcctgggcgtcgacgggtgGCTCAGGGACGGCGCTGCGGCTTGACCACCCTGAACACCCCGAATGCTCGAGCCGGACGGATGCAGAGCAGCAAGCAACCACATCTTGTAAATACATCGTGTACGTCATGATACGACCTGTAACAAAACATCTGTACTTTAGCGGTCTTTGGCAGACAACGGGTCACGGTCTATATGGAAAAAGAAGTGCCTTGTGTATTTGTTGTACAAGATACATTGACCAGTACACAGCCGCCAACGCGGCTTCGCTCGCGAGtctgctcctccagcttctGTCTACAAGTGACCCATAATCTAGTCCAGCTCGCTCGTCACGTTGGTGAACTCGCCCTTCTCCAGCTTCGTCTGCCAGAAGATGGGGTTCGTGTCGTTGAAGCCATGCTTGACCCAGCCCTCCTCCTTGACATGGTACAGGTTGATGAAGCCGCCAGAGTAGGCGTCGCGGTGCGTGGCCGCCAAGATGCTCCGCCTgcccagctccagcgcgtcctcgacgctcaGGTCGTAGTTGTactcggcgtcgagcacgccgtACGCAAACGTCTGACCGCTGCCCACGCAGAAGAGGTTGCCCTGGAGGCGggtgccgtcgctgtcgacgTAGTAGAGCGCGgggccctcctccttggtcaCGCCGGCGCACATGGTCCCCATGCTCAGGCCCATTCCCTTGTACGAGTAGACCAGGTTGGCCAGAATCttgctcgccgcggcgacgctgatgCGACGCTTGTGACGGAGCTCGTGCAGCCGGCACTGCATGCCCAGCCAGGCGAGCCAGTACTGGCAgtcggcggcaccgccggccatggtgccGAGGAGCACGCTGTTGATCTCAATGACCTTCTTGACCGTCTGCGAGGCGATCCAGTTGCCGGCCGTGGCTCGCGAGTCGGTAGCGACGATGATTCCGCCCTTGAAGCGGAAGgcgagcgtcgtcgtgccgTGAGCAATCTTGATCGGGCAGTCGGGGTTCGACCggtcgtccgtcgccgcgcgcagccAGGAAGACGGCTATCGATATCAAAGATTAGCACAGCATCATTGATTGCCTTCCCCGCGATGCGAAAGAGAACACTCTCAAGTCGGGGGAGGGAGTCGCGGATGTACCTGGGCAatgggcggcatggcaaACTTGCCGGCGAGGCTCGACGCAGGATTCATCAAGTCCTGTGCCTCGTCCTCAAACGACTCATTTTGCTCGTAAGCCGGCCGGCTGTATCTCGAAATGAGGGTgtccatcgtcgtctggtgCAAGAGACGAGTCTCTCGTTGTCGTGAAGGGCTTTGTCGGGGTGGCACAAGGGGGGACCTCGTTGTTCACCAACGCACGCGGAGGGGGATGCCGGTCCGATGGGCAGAGGCAATGGCGATTCGGAGCGTCCTCGTGTGCAGCCGCGCGCGAATCGCTGGGGTAGATGGCAatggtggcggtgacgatggtggtgatgtggTGTGGACAGGATGACGGAGGTCGTTGGATATGGCGAAGCGGTTGACGAGGTCAGGCAGCTCCCGGATCGCGCGTCACCAGCTTCAGCAGTGCTAGCAGAGCTCCAGCGAGGCCTGCAAGCTGGCTGAGGTAATGCGGCACTACGTCCGTCCGCGAGCCTCGTTGGCCAGTAGCGGCGAGTACAGAGCCCCACTTCACCGTCAGTGCCTTGTTGCCTAACCAGAAGCTggcaggtacgtacttcgtactctgTGGGCTGCCACTCCAACATCACTCTAGATAGAAAAAGGCGACAGCAGTTCACAACTTCAAGGCCCCGCTGCAAGCTCGCCTTCGCGAGTACACGCCCCATTACCCGTCTGGCGACATCAATTCTAGCTTCCGTGATTTCATAGCAATTACTCGACTAGGATATCGGAAACTAACAAAACTGGCGGTTCcccacctccctcccgtTTCAGGAGCCTTCACTCACCcaggtgcctgcctgtcaGACTGGCTTCTCGCTTCTCCTTGCGCACGCCCACCACAGACCAGAGGCAGAAGAGAAATTGAGACTGACAGCAAGAAAAACGAATCAAAGGATCGCCTGTAACAATGTGATGAGACAACGAGACATGGTTCAGAGAGCGCAAACCGAGACGGCCATGCGGTTCATGGCGGTCATGACAAATATCAATGTTCCCCTTCCCCAAGGTATACTCTTTCCCTTCGCCCGTGCGTTTTCGTTGCCGTCACTCCACTTCGCCGGGCTTAGAGTTTAACCCAAAAGACTGCAGCTCCAATCTAAGGATTCGGCGTCGTCTCACGGCTGGCACGCCCCTCCCTCTTGCTGAGGAAGCTTCTGCGCATGTGCGACTTGGGTGTGTCTGGTGCGCTCGGCTCTGCCGGTTGGAATGTGCTCTTGACGGTGACGGTACCGGGCCCCACGCTGAGCTCCTTTGGTGTTGCAGtccccgtctcgtcgacgaACAGGGGGAATTCGCCCAAGTCATCATCTTTGCCGACAAAGTggtcgcccttggcctcTATCTTGAACTGCGTGTCCGGAGTGCACTTGGCCGTAAAGGTGTCCTCAAAGGTCCATTGACCGGTTCCAGACTTGTGGTGCTTCGTCTTGCCAATGACCTTCTCTTTTGGTGACAGCTGCGTGACCACAATGTATAAATTGGTCGATGGAGGGTAGTTCGTGGCCCCGACAATGGTAAATGAAGCCGTACCCAGTGTCGCGCCTGCTGGCGCCGTGCTGTGAATCGACGAAGCCGCAATGCTCTTTGTACGACTGTGACCAGGAGAGTCGTTTCGTGGATGTTCAATGGTGGGGATGGGAGAACCCTCGGGCAATCCCATGGACTGGCGCGCACCGCCGACGGGGCCCAAGTCGTGGCCATTGCTTGTAGTGGGAGGCGACTCGACCACATCAGGCAACGCCCCATTggcgtcgtccgcgtccttcttcttcccaaAGACTCCACGTTTCAAGAAAGACGCACCcctgccgacgccgtggccaacGACTCCCGcaacggccgcgccgcccttgatGGGAGCTCCGGCAACGCCCGTAACGATTctgccgggcgcggcgaaGGTGCCCGAGAAGGTCGACGTGCCCTGCATGGTACGCGTAACGTAGTCTGGCCGGAACACCATCCGAAGTCGCAATGTGCCCGACTTGCCGTCTAGGATGAAGCGAGACTCGGACGCCTTGAACGGGTCGAGAGACTCTAGATTGATCGTGGCAACACCCAAAAGATCGGGCTTATCCGCGAAGTCGTAGTCATAAACGGTGACGACAAAATTGGCCGCCGTCCGTGATGGGACGTTGACCTCGAAGAACTCGTTCCACGCCGGGGTGAGCGTCTTCTTCTGCACCTTTGTTTTGTACACCTCGTGGCCGTTGAGCTCAAACTTGCAGTACGGGTCGCTCTTTCCGTTTCTGTCTGCTGCCGGCAGGTCCTGGGCATCCAGGACATCGACACGGAGTTTTCCCATGTTGTTGATGCTTTCGCTTGGATCCAACTGCATCTTGATGGGGATATACTTGAGGCTGACCTTGACCCAGCCGTctctgccgtcgtcggttTTCAGCTTGAGCTTCGTGGGATTGTTCTGTTCAGCACTGGTTAGTTCTGCTACTCCGTCATTTGCCGGATTCGAAGTCACGCCTACCAAGCATTGCTTGAGTGTCTCAAGGGTGTTTCCAGCCAGCTGGGCAAGGacatggtcgtcgtcgtcacccttcttcctcgccttGAGTGTCAAACGAGACACGTCCAACTCGCGAACAACACAATCGCCAATCTCATCGAACTTGTGGGCTCTGTTGGCCGTAGTCGACGAAACGTACGAGGCATAGGCCATGTCATCCACAAATACCTCGAGGCGGCTGTGGCCCTCGGGCATttcggcctcgagcagccgGAAAATGAGCAGGCCGCTCTCATGCTTGAGAAGCTCCTCGGGGCTGAGGCGGATCTTCGGAGGTCCTTGGTTTTCAACGGAAGGCCGGCCAGAGGTCGATGTTGACGTACGTGCTTCCCCATTGCCGTTCTTGTCGAGGCTGACCCGGAACTTCCCTGCGGTGGGAGACCGATCGAGCGAGGCCCGCTGCTGATCAGTGCTCGGCTTTCCCTCATTCGCCTTGTCCTCCAAGGCCTTCTTTTCGActtccttttcctcctcctcttcctcctctggGTCTGCAATGTTCAAGCACGGATAGAAAGCAACAGTGTAGGTCAGCGTTCCCTTGGCGATGCCCTTTCCGTGCAATCGGAGTCCCTCTTCGCGGACATGCTTCTTGTCGTTGACAAGATACTCGCCGTTCTCATCCTGGCTGACGTAGTCGCCCGCAAAGGTCTCAATCAAGCCAAGACTGCGATCCTTGCCCATCTTCTCGGCATCCATGACTTCCAGGGCGAGCCTGTCACGGGGGGAGTGGATCGGCACGTAGAGGACTTCGTCCCATTCGGGGTTGAGGTCGTTGCGGAAGGTGACAGTGCGGGCCTTATCGATGCCAGAGAGAAGCACGCGTACGTAGGGATCCGACTTGCCGAAGGACTCGAAGTTTCGCAGATCAGTCGCCTTCTTGAAGTGGAACCGCATGACGCCGATGGGAGTCACGTAACCGCCGGTGCCCGCGACGCCAGTGATGGCAACGGGCCTCCACTGCGCCATCATCTTGACACGGCCCGTGTGCGCTCCAGATAGCTGGTACCACTCTTTTCCCTGTGCCATGCAGTCGAGAATCTCGTCGAGCTTGATTTGGTATTTGCCGAGTGTCTGATCCCCCGTGAGGTCTCGATCGTCCTTGATCGTAACCCCCAGCTTGGCCTTCTTGCGATCAGTGATTAAAATTTCCTTGGATCCATTGTCCCAGATGGGGTTATTCGTGCGCTTGAGTCGCTTGGTCTCATGGACAGTCTTGCCATTGAGGAACAAGGCCGCGTATGGGTTGAGCAATCCAACCAGACTCTTGGTGCCGTCCAGATCTTTAGCCTGCTCTACGGTAAAGCGCAGAATGCCCTGGTTTGATTCTGGTGGCGGCTCCAACTTGCCTTCCTCATTTTTGACGGATTCAAGAACAGGAAAGAATCGTAGGTCACAagagacgacgccgcgcgccttgCCGTCTCCGATGACCTCGATGCGCTCATTCTCGTGCACGTTGAGCTCCTCCAAGTCTTCCAGGCGGAAAGtcgcgacgcccagctcTTTGGATTTTCTGAAGTCGTTCTTGTCGAACACCTGGATATCCAGCGTGTCGTTGAAAGATGTGACGATGAGATAATGCGTCTCGTTCCACCTGGGGTTCGGGTTATCCTCGACGGTCTTTGTCCGGGCGAgttcctggcggcggctgaaGCTGATGCTTGCGTAAGGGTCGACGGTGCCAGCAAAGTTGTCCGTGTTCTTGAGCCCCTGGGCTCCATGAAGAGtcagggcgaggacgccaaCGGCCTGGTCGACCGGGGTTCCCGCGAGCATCTTGGCGACCTCGATGGGAAAGACGTTGGGCGCATACATCATTGGCGACAGATTTCCGTGGATCTGTTCAAGAATGAACTTTTCGAGGCCAGGGATGAAGTTGATGTCGAAGCCGAAGCTCTCTCCGCCGAGGGGCTTACAGACGTAATCAATCTCAGGCCGCTCGAGGAAGCACATTTCGACCCTGTCCACGTGAGGAAACGGAATCTGGAGCTTGATCTTGAGGCGCATGATGCCAGAAAACGCCATGTCCTCGACAATGACATCGAGGCCTTTGCTGATCATAGCTTTTCCAATGCGAATCTCGAGAACAACCTTGGGGTTGATCTTGCTCTTGAGCTGGCGCGCGGTCATGTCGGCCGTGTCGTTGGGCGTGAAGCTAAACTTCCAATCCATCATGACAATGTCGTCTTCGGTGCGTGGGTATGTCTTGACATGCTCCATTCGTGGCGGCTTGGAGCCGAGGGTAAACGTCTTCAGCTTGAGGCTGTCGAGgaaggcgggcgtcgcggagCTGAGGACCTGGTCGACCGAGTTGATGATGGTCTGGGCCAGGACAGGCTGGTAGATGGGCCAGAACTTGACCATGAATGAGTTGATCCATTCAAGGGACTCGTTGTCGTTttcgagcttcttgagggcCAATTCGCGCGAAATGTCGTCGCGAAAGTTGCGTCGCACACGTCGCAGAGATGTCCTGTAGTAGGTCGCACagatggccatgatgatggtgacccagcccagcccgccgcccaagacGGCAACAAGCCACGACGAAATGCAGGCGAAAATGACAAGACCCGTGTTGTGGTACCAGTCTAGCAGACAGTTAGATCTCGAGCGCTTACTGCCTTGCTTGGTCCAACGACTCACCTCCAAAGAACTTATCTGGAAGCTTCCCCTCCACCCACGTGGCATGATCGAGCAAGCTCTCACCCTCTTTCGCACTGTCACTTGGCCACCCGAGCTTTGGGGCCCAGCCCGTCCGCGAGAACGGGACTTCTTGGGCGTCGGGGTCTTCGCCACCGGTCAACTTTCTTCCTTGCGCGTCTGTTGCTACGTCAAGGACGCCGGCCTTGCTGGGTTCGGGGAGATCTTCGTCCGGACCGTTGCCATCGTCCTGgtcggtgatgatggcggcgccttTGGGGCGCCTGCTCTGCTGCAGCTCTTTTGGAATGGCCTGGGGGGCGCATCAGCAAGCGCTGTGGCGGGTCTCGCGGCGCAGAGGATACACTCACGTCTCGAGCTTGAGCTCGCTTCTCCTCGGGGGAAGCATCCGGGTCGAAGGTGAAGGCGGGGATGCCTGCATTGGAAGACTGCTCGACAATTTCCTTTTGAGCGTCTGCGGACGAGACTTGGGATTCAGGGTTCTGGGCAGCCTCAATGGCGCCGTCAACCTTGATCTCGCGCGCCTCCTTGGCAGACATGGCGCCTGCGAGAGCAATGTGCCAGGACGAGCTTGGAGTGAGGTTGTAGCCAGCTGCAGAGTCAGTCGGGGTGGTTGGCAATTGCGCGCGCAAGCGCACGCAGTCGTTGGGAGCTCGGTTGTAGCTACTTGGTAGCAGCGGGCAGGGAGTCGGGTAGTAGCGGCGATGACGCGCagtcggtcggcggcgctcgagcggCTTTCGAGGTTCGAgatggccgcgccggcggcgatcgTTGCGGTTGCAGCCGTTGCGGTTGCGTTTGATGGGTGATGCACGATTCCGAGGCCAGCAAGGTCGCACCCGagcggtgcagcagcagccacgagCAAATATAACGGATACTGCGCGTCCAAAGGATGCAAAGCGTAATGAaagcggcgggcaggccaAGCTCGGGGCGTACGAAACGGACCTAGGCAGCGATCCAAGACAGCTGTGGCTGGGCCTGGCCACTAATAGCTACTAAGTTAGGAGCCtagctcgacggccgcagGCAGGAGTAGCGTGTGAATTGTGGACTGTGGAGTGAGGTGGGATGGTGGCCACGCCGAGGATggagacgaggcgctcgcggtGGCCGGCGCAGGCTCGAGCTGTTCGGAGCAGAGAGAAGGGAAGTATGGGCTGCGGCAGATTGAGAAcgatgggggggggagtgAGCATGCGCTTTGCGCTGGGAAGGGGGACAGCCATAGAATATGGGGGGAGGGTGGTGCCGGCGTTTGACGAGGAAGGCAGCCTCCAGCAGATTGATGCAGAAGCGACAGTGGAaggatgctgctgctcctgctgtGCTGTGGAGAtcgagaggggggggggatggtCCGAGattgtggtggtggaggtggaggtggtggtggttccaGCCACAGGCACCTCTGCAGAGCAACCTTGAAGTGACCAAGGCGTGTGTGCCATGCCGTGCAGCGCAGCAGTGGTGGAGGATTAGGACAGACGCAAGAAGCGCTGCTTGCAGCTGAGACGGGGACAgcgcagctgctggaggTGCCGGCTCGGGTTTCCCGTCTCTGCGCAGGCACACACCTACGTTGGAGCACAGTCCAGCAGAATTAGTACATCACTGGTATGGTATACCTTTTATTACAAGCGAGCTTGGcgaagctgctgcccgtAGCTTTCCCCGCGTCCTTCCATCGTACCAAGGAGAGGCACTGATGAGAGGTATCATGACCCCCTTCTTCGCTCTCTCGTTTGTTCCTCCAGGCCCCATGGAAGAACCCCTCCAGCAACGTGTGTGCTTGCGCCACGCTCTCGGGAAGCCGCCGTGGGTGCAAATCAGCGCACATCGCTTCCGAAGGGCCTTTCAATcgcccatcaccgccaccaccatcatcggtGGTGCTTCGTACAACCTCCACCTACTACTAATAAGGTACCTAGCAGCTCCGAGAGCTACGGTACAGCTGaatgccctgccctgctgaACGACGACGTAATGCTGGGCCCGGCGGGGCTTCGCCTAATTGGCTGGGCCTGCCGCTCGTGTGGCCCCAGGCGGGGACCCAGGCGGGcctcccagccgccgccgcgagggccgcccagcgcgcgcgacgcTGTGGTGAGTGAGCGggaggcccccccccccacgccCACCGCCGTGGTCGGTCGGTGGATGGACAGATGTCCACTTCAGGtggccggtcggtcggcctgTCAGCAAGCAAGGCAGGGGCAAGGTAACTTGGGCAAGGCATTTATTTCccttgcccagcagcagcagcagcagcagcagcagcagcctgttGAGTCGCGAGCCCGTTTGCTCGGCCTGACGATATCCGCGCGGAAACTTTCAAGTTTTTTTTCGTCACTGCATCTCACCTACCAGGTCTGCCAACacagccccccccctgtcgggtcgcggcagcgccagcggTGGATTGGGTCCCCCCCCGCTCCGTTCAGGTCGGCTGGCGAGATCGCCTGCAGGCAGGGAGGGTCCCGGCGGGCGAGTTCCATGATGAGGGCTCGACTTTTCCGGCTTTGGCATGAAGTTGCCAACCAACCGGCCAACCAGCCCCCTGGGGGCCCCCCCTGCAAGCGTCGCTTTGGGCCTTCCCAACTCGCGTGGACGCCAACCGACCATGCCAGCCCAGCTGGAGCTCTGGAAAGGCGACGCTCCGTTTGACACCTCGGATGGACCGTTGATGGCATCATGGGCATCGCTTGCCCCTCGTTGGGAGCGGGCTTTGTGCGACATTCATCGGGTGTGGTCCTGGTACTGATGCGGTGCGACAGGCATCTGATCCcgggcagcctcgtcgttgtcgagccCCGGCGG belongs to Purpureocillium takamizusanense chromosome 1, complete sequence and includes:
- a CDS encoding uncharacterized protein (TransMembrane:1 (i592-614o)~EggNog:ENOG503NY7F), producing the protein MGYRRNSPASNRGNEPDDWEEWEDDDVVTPIDAGEQVSSPPLLQQAAPRSRTSVKPSTARNSRLSTAKVRRLKSRHRQKAQNEKAGIRLITDMSAFRRNHHIAHQACAAGEAQPKFVDAAALRALEGEPNSASVGNWNWFKRDKTPTPVSATPQRSGRTEQELSPDDRPIVIGISLPSEQMGSRDISPQTANHPSPETSVLGNATSKVAPKAESSAAEDPNASLQRSVWSPDTPDTTNSFRSNRAASSVYSQSVLAGLAISQRAPPVPAVPDSYKASQPRILSLELTRSPEEEESGTPCTLFEEDGSSPQNKVQGRIPGVSPDSAGSRSQGWWDHVVTPFVDKKFSFSSRKMKASSPRYEEPPPERLVHIDEKRPKDQSLQVPRLMSQAPIVRAPTPRKAQTPQSELHSAPEMVEASSSRSPPPSSSTIVVQEKHYTAMTDGSNRDQPPPYSPPKKHEKTAVRYRALFPPGHPLQAQFPPSPGPSSPGLAATMTSQGATQLVNVPLTPAARSQTPPRIGEPLPPRPPGTYLPQEHAHSARGQFYKVERRRRRHEKEEVVARRLGGFWRGRGCIPAAGCFGRTGREGRKRRRVCAAIWAGVLALIILIIVLAAVLTRHHGTSTEQSIWVNLTDFPPMPTGVLTVVGPDNSASKSVCTEPSTLWSCSLPKDQQESVAPYKADQPTVIMQIQWDNSTSNGWKSSGGGKPRRGLSAVAAAARAILQAREDASGFISQPAAPSFKEMFFLGNTTDDVRAENKAGEPTPFYISLLKSINDTASFPSLTKRGPGDQIGNQSLVALLPAPDLDSDGTPAPAAMLPNPTKQPVRLFDRGLPTEHYGFYTHFKRTIFVRSATILNKTDEGNVPLDENGGCRKNEADFLVTWAETRVLVQIWTRTLSSNTSSLLNANTGRGIGATGQLVRPGTMPYPVTVTLDTHGGDPKKKLVWYWPMDKRLKLDTSKPALLANNMGVGGTWINPRGTGDASVGGFDGGSGGCKCEWVNWIQTQGSKRSQ
- the QRI7 gene encoding N(6)-L-threonylcarbamoyladenine synthase (EggNog:ENOG503P0XE~COG:O), with the translated sequence MPRPPCRIPLLRPVRPGARWATAAARAARAAGYSSRSSGIATPPPPYPLRAGAAATTTEAAEAAADAAAANNPSRTLLTLAIETSCDDTAVAVLSRCRATGRASLLFNERISSDNRAFRGVNPAVAVQGHNASLGPLVRRALATLPDAAADDDYSSSTTTAAAAAATTTSEGSSATSRSSRTLNVGGRQKALPDFVSVTRGPGIMANLAVGLNVAKGLAVAWDVPLLAVHHMQAHALTPRLVDALGMDMDMGMDKDTATRGHGNNTIGSAAAASPDFPFLSLLVSGGHTQLVHSASLTDHRIVATTGDIAIGNLLDQTARVILPEDVLEASPDVMYGRVLDAFAFPPCPPPPPPPGPTSPPRPFAASAASAASEAAAASEAAAATPGATHDDGVAAQHEAFFRPATSRADEIADVPSGYPWTVPLPFRNSRRLAYSFSSIHAHVHRLAAERGPHMDLAERRALARHTLRAAFQHLASRLVLALEDRPELLPLLNARGTKAAPLSSATPAASPTTTLVVAGGVASNRFLAHVLRTTLAARGFPGVRLVAPPVALCTDNAAMVAWTAMEMYEAGWRSDLSACPIGKWPMDPSVGLGILGVDGWLRDGAAA
- the PRE2 gene encoding Proteasome endopeptidase complex (COG:O~MEROPS:MER0001516~EggNog:ENOG503NXDJ), giving the protein MDTLISRYSRPAYEQNESFEDEAQDLMNPASSLAGKFAMPPIAQPSSWLRAATDDRSNPDCPIKIAHGTTTLAFRFKGGIIVATDSRATAGNWIASQTVKKVIEINSVLLGTMAGGAADCQYWLAWLGMQCRLHELRHKRRISVAAASKILANLVYSYKGMGLSMGTMCAGVTKEEGPALYYVDSDGTRLQGNLFCVGSGQTFAYGVLDAEYNYDLSVEDALELGRRSILAATHRDAYSGGFINLYHVKEEGWVKHGFNDTNPIFWQTKLEKGEFTNVTSELD